In the genome of Bacteroidota bacterium, one region contains:
- a CDS encoding anhydro-N-acetylmuramic acid kinase, which yields MKQYNVIGLMSGTSLDGLDIASCNFIQEEGNWEFKIHHAETIPYPKEWIKKLTEAPFLSAIALKQLDLSYGKYLAEKTLTFIAKHQLKPDFIASHGHTIFHQPEKSYTLQIGNGNQIAETLKLPVIYDFRSLDISLGGQGAPLVPIGDQLLFNDFEICLNLGGFANISFDLNGRRMAQDVCPVNMALNFISQKEHQKYDHNGQMALKGKINSELLKTLNNISFYHIDPPKSLSREWFESEFLSILLKFPISNFDLLRTVTEHIAFQVSNSFMVKDKGKVLITGGGAHNTFLIQRIQTLTNLNLVIPDHALIDFKEAVVFAFLGILRIRDEVNCLSSATGARHDSSGGRIATSKE from the coding sequence ATGAAGCAATATAATGTTATTGGATTAATGTCCGGCACTTCTCTCGATGGATTGGATATTGCCTCTTGCAATTTTATTCAGGAAGAGGGGAATTGGGAATTTAAAATTCATCATGCCGAAACCATTCCTTACCCTAAGGAATGGATAAAAAAGCTGACCGAAGCTCCATTTTTGTCGGCAATTGCGCTCAAGCAACTTGACTTATCCTATGGAAAATATTTAGCAGAAAAAACATTAACTTTCATTGCAAAGCATCAGTTAAAACCTGATTTTATTGCTTCGCACGGGCATACCATATTTCACCAACCTGAAAAAAGCTATACTTTGCAAATCGGAAATGGAAATCAAATAGCCGAAACCTTGAAACTGCCAGTAATTTATGATTTCCGATCACTGGACATTTCATTAGGAGGGCAGGGAGCTCCCCTTGTTCCAATTGGAGATCAATTGCTTTTTAATGATTTTGAAATTTGTTTAAACCTAGGTGGATTTGCTAATATTTCATTTGATTTGAATGGAAGAAGAATGGCCCAGGATGTTTGTCCGGTAAATATGGCATTGAATTTTATTAGCCAAAAGGAGCATCAAAAATATGATCATAATGGACAAATGGCCCTGAAAGGCAAGATTAATTCTGAACTGCTGAAAACCTTGAACAATATTTCATTTTATCATATTGATCCACCAAAATCATTATCGCGTGAATGGTTTGAGTCAGAATTTCTTTCTATCCTGCTTAAATTTCCAATTTCCAATTTTGATCTTCTTCGCACGGTTACTGAGCACATCGCTTTTCAAGTATCAAATTCATTTATGGTGAAAGATAAAGGAAAGGTTTTGATCACGGGAGGAGGAGCACACAATACTTTTCTTATACAGCGTATTCAAACACTAACTAATCTTAATTTGGTGATTCCTGATCATGCCCTGATAGATTTTAAAGAAGCTGTTGTTTTTGCTTTTTTGGGGATTCTCCGGATACGGGATGAAGTTAATTGTTTGAGTTCAGCTACCGGAGCTAGACATGACAGTAGTGGAGGCAGAATTGCTACATCTAAAGAATAG
- a CDS encoding UDP-N-acetylmuramoyl-tripeptide--D-alanyl-D-alanine ligase: MVSSLDELYQHYLKYPQISTDSRAISSGSIFFALKGENFDGNTFALQALNQGCSLAVVDNIKLKNKELCFFVEDVLLTLQALAKLHRKKLNIPIIGITGTNGKTTTKELMNTVLSKKFKTYSTRGNLNNHIGVPLSILSINNDVEIAVIEMGANHIGEIENLCNISNPNCGLITNIGIAHLEGFGSFEGVVEAKTELYRHMEAQPNTVTFVHHDDSLLMNKSENLQKYTYGFTDKANVKFNKINCDIFATTNWQINGKSLTINSKLIGDYNVPNMMAAICIGHFFEIPKLLIKEAIEEYEPKNQRSQLLQTPNNRLIVDAYNANPSSMVKAIDNFAMVKADQKILILGDMLELGSESQGLHQDIVDHILKTGIKKVILIGSLFSLCELNSNWIHYKTTDQALDYLNSNKIKNYTILLKGSRGMRLEKLIETL; the protein is encoded by the coding sequence ATGGTTTCATCATTAGACGAATTATATCAACATTACCTCAAATATCCGCAAATATCAACGGACAGTAGGGCAATCTCATCAGGATCCATTTTTTTCGCGCTTAAAGGCGAGAATTTCGACGGGAATACATTTGCCCTGCAAGCCCTAAATCAAGGATGCAGTTTAGCCGTAGTTGATAATATCAAGCTGAAAAATAAAGAACTCTGTTTTTTTGTTGAGGATGTGTTACTTACGTTACAAGCGCTCGCAAAACTCCATCGTAAAAAACTAAACATACCTATCATAGGAATTACAGGAACCAATGGCAAAACAACCACCAAAGAACTTATGAATACTGTTCTTTCAAAGAAGTTTAAAACCTATTCCACCAGAGGTAACCTCAATAATCACATTGGAGTACCCCTAAGCATCCTTTCCATAAATAATGATGTGGAAATAGCTGTTATTGAGATGGGTGCCAATCATATTGGAGAGATTGAAAACTTATGTAACATTTCAAATCCAAATTGTGGATTAATCACCAATATTGGGATTGCACACTTGGAAGGATTTGGTAGTTTTGAAGGAGTTGTAGAAGCAAAAACGGAGTTATACCGACACATGGAGGCTCAACCAAACACTGTCACTTTTGTTCATCATGATGACTCTCTCTTAATGAATAAGTCTGAAAATCTTCAAAAATACACCTATGGTTTTACGGATAAGGCAAATGTGAAATTCAATAAAATTAATTGCGATATTTTTGCCACAACAAATTGGCAAATTAATGGTAAAAGCCTGACCATCAATTCAAAATTAATTGGAGACTATAATGTGCCAAATATGATGGCTGCCATTTGTATTGGTCATTTTTTTGAAATTCCGAAACTTTTAATAAAAGAGGCCATTGAGGAATATGAACCAAAAAACCAACGATCGCAACTATTGCAAACACCAAACAACCGATTAATTGTTGATGCATATAACGCCAATCCAAGCAGCATGGTCAAAGCCATCGATAACTTTGCAATGGTAAAAGCGGATCAAAAAATATTAATCCTGGGAGATATGCTCGAATTGGGATCAGAAAGCCAGGGTCTGCATCAGGATATTGTAGATCACATTTTAAAAACAGGGATCAAAAAAGTAATATTAATCGGGTCGCTATTTTCACTTTGCGAATTAAATTCAAATTGGATTCATTATAAAACCACCGATCAGGCTTTAGATTATCTAAACTCGAATAAAATAAAAAATTACACCATCCTGCTTAAAGGATCGAGAGGAATGCGGCTCGAAAAACTTATTGAAACCCTCTGA
- a CDS encoding SUMF1/EgtB/PvdO family nonheme iron enzyme, whose protein sequence is MYSKFINIFGILLALTVITSCNKFNIFKKKPTSSPSTGWNYNSEENGGFNVSELNEQETGPGLVFIEGGTFVMGSTQDDVMYEWNNMPRRVTVPSFYIDETEVTNLDYLEYLYWTSRVFGKDHPYVYQKALPDTLVWRDRLGYNEPLVNMYLRHPAYQNYPVVGVSWVQATEYCKWRTDRVNELLLIKSKALEWNNNQKNADNFNTDAYLAGQYGNVPANDSANRNAVQRVSIEDGILLPGYRLPTEAEWEYAALGLLGNTVNERVVERKTYPWNGHNLRTGDKKYQGGFMANFKRGRGDYMGVAGSLNDGADITAPVGSYWPNDYGLYNMAGNVSEWVIDVYRPLSFEDVSDYSPFRGNVFMNKQTDSAGMLVQKDSLGRIPEVMVSAEEIKNRKNFRQADNISYRDGDRQSMIGGNWLTQPGDDTKALSMYEYGVNSLISNESRVYKGGSWKDPAYYLSPGVRRFLNQNESSSSIGFRCAMIRVGRTVPGGK, encoded by the coding sequence ATGTACTCAAAATTCATCAATATATTTGGGATCCTACTTGCCCTCACTGTAATTACTTCCTGTAATAAATTTAATATTTTCAAGAAGAAACCAACATCAAGCCCTAGTACAGGATGGAATTATAATTCAGAAGAAAATGGCGGATTTAATGTTTCTGAATTAAATGAACAAGAAACAGGACCTGGTTTGGTTTTTATTGAAGGAGGGACTTTTGTGATGGGTTCCACCCAGGATGATGTGATGTATGAGTGGAACAATATGCCAAGAAGGGTAACTGTTCCTTCATTTTATATTGACGAAACAGAAGTTACTAACCTGGATTATTTAGAATATTTATATTGGACAAGCAGGGTATTTGGGAAAGACCATCCGTATGTATACCAGAAAGCCTTGCCAGACACCTTGGTTTGGCGTGATCGTTTGGGCTATAACGAGCCATTGGTTAATATGTATCTTCGTCATCCGGCATATCAAAATTATCCGGTAGTTGGAGTTAGCTGGGTACAAGCTACGGAATACTGCAAATGGAGGACAGATCGGGTAAATGAACTTTTACTTATAAAATCAAAAGCACTTGAATGGAATAATAATCAGAAAAATGCCGACAATTTTAATACAGATGCTTATTTAGCCGGTCAATACGGAAATGTTCCTGCCAATGACTCTGCAAATAGAAACGCGGTTCAAAGGGTTTCTATTGAAGATGGCATTTTATTACCGGGATATCGGCTGCCTACTGAAGCAGAGTGGGAATACGCGGCATTAGGACTGCTTGGCAACACTGTTAATGAAAGAGTGGTTGAACGAAAGACATATCCATGGAATGGACACAATCTGCGAACCGGCGACAAAAAATACCAAGGTGGATTTATGGCCAATTTTAAAAGAGGACGTGGTGATTATATGGGTGTTGCAGGAAGTTTAAATGATGGGGCTGATATTACTGCACCTGTTGGTTCATACTGGCCAAACGATTATGGTTTATATAATATGGCCGGTAATGTGAGTGAATGGGTGATCGATGTTTACCGACCTCTTAGCTTTGAAGATGTATCTGATTATAGTCCTTTCAGAGGAAATGTTTTTATGAATAAACAAACTGATTCTGCAGGAATGCTTGTACAAAAAGATAGTTTAGGAAGGATTCCTGAGGTTATGGTTTCAGCAGAAGAAATAAAAAACAGGAAAAATTTCCGCCAAGCAGATAATATCAGTTACCGCGACGGTGACCGACAATCAATGATTGGAGGAAACTGGTTAACCCAACCGGGTGACGACACCAAAGCCTTGTCAATGTATGAATATGGGGTGAACTCACTTATAAGTAACGAATCAAGAGTATATAAGGGCGGTTCATGGAAAGATCCGGCATATTACCTAAGTCCGGGAGTTAGAAGGTTTTTAAATCAAAACGAATCTTCAAGCTCAATTGGATTCAGATGCGCCATGATTCGGGTTGGACGAACTGTGCCTGGAGGAAAATAA
- the porU gene encoding type IX secretion system sortase PorU has translation MLRKILIIFILITMFESVTFPQNRLRTVNWENGQLQTQVISLENIPLFSENIPIQFIHGDVNVKLINTHFEEVQASELQNLKQIDIKNDIEVRSEMRTISKEIYLYYEVFPLRINPENGEIEKLISFDIELEVKPANASVGSFQFKNQSVLSSGKWYKIKVSKDGVYKITQSDLSAMGINVSAIDPRNIRIYGNGGGMLPENNSETKDDDLNENAIEVVGEADGKFDANDYILFYGQSPHVWEFNRSTQKYSHISNAYSEYTYYFITTDFGKGKRITTQQSLTEEPNFIVSEFEDHIFHEQNDLNLINSGRNWYGEVFDAVTLRTLEFDFPNLIKSKKLQIKVEAAIKSSVSSKIEVSTNGSFLNQIAVSGINFSAPYPPEAFQGSVTGDFLSDNDHVNLKLSYLKPNPASKAWLDFIEIVAWRQLVFAGRQMSFRNSLSIADGRISHFKLSGVNEKLLVWNITNPQSVSKINGNKNGNELNFVLATDSLLEFIAFDDVGFLTAQFVEVVNNQNYHGIQAVDFIIVSPKVFYDQALRLAEFHQSHDGLSYCIVEPDKIYNEFSSGAQDISAIRNFVRMLYDRAGSTSQPKYLLLFGDASFDYKNRIEGNTNFVPTWQSPFSTAIISSYNTDDFFGLLDENEGANVNGGLDIGIGRIPIRSPEQARSMVDKIFHYSENSEAVMGAWRNTVCLVADDQDYNTYVRDSEQIAAFIDNDNKNINIDKVYFDAYPQVSAPGGQRYPEVKQAINNKIEKGALIVNYIGHGGETGWAHERVLEIQDINAWQNYDRLPVFVTATCEFTRFDNPALESAGELVMLNENGGGIALLTTTRATSAGANFQLNKQVFKYIFEKENGEYLRLGDIIKSSKNAVGNGSNAQKFVLVGDPALKLAIPRDSIATLEINNMAVRELPDTLNAMKEVSIRGSVYQKNGTKNTAFNGVLYPVVYDKKSRIKTIGQDNDSFEQEFYVRSNILYKGTVSVINGDFSFSFVVPKDIAYNYGFGKISYYAKSESNDAWGCFENLIIGGYHDEMLTDIEGPSIALYMNNSSFKSGDITNDSPSIYARISDESGINTIGNGIGHDVVAVLDGNTDQTYFLNDFFESDLDSHTSGTLSYPLSGLSEGRHTLSLKVWDIVNNSSIAVIEFEVKNQDNTVVQDLKNYPNPFRNNTNFSFKHNQAKSIINFEIQIFSMDGKMVKSIVRTINPSGFNSDLIEWDGTSDSGASLYAGIYVYRLLIDGKVVDGANSRKLIILK, from the coding sequence ATGCTGCGGAAAATCCTGATAATATTCATATTGATTACCATGTTCGAATCTGTGACATTTCCGCAAAACAGATTAAGGACCGTGAATTGGGAAAATGGACAACTCCAAACCCAAGTTATTTCGCTTGAAAATATCCCTTTGTTTAGTGAGAACATTCCGATTCAATTTATTCATGGAGACGTGAATGTGAAGCTGATAAATACGCACTTTGAAGAAGTGCAGGCTTCTGAGTTGCAAAATTTAAAACAGATAGATATAAAAAATGATATTGAGGTAAGATCAGAAATGAGGACCATTTCAAAAGAGATTTATCTGTATTACGAAGTTTTTCCTTTAAGAATAAATCCTGAAAATGGGGAAATTGAAAAGTTGATTTCTTTTGATATTGAACTTGAAGTTAAACCTGCAAATGCAAGTGTCGGATCTTTTCAGTTCAAGAATCAATCTGTTCTTTCAAGTGGGAAGTGGTATAAAATAAAGGTTTCAAAAGACGGGGTTTACAAAATTACTCAAAGCGATTTATCTGCCATGGGTATTAATGTTTCGGCTATCGACCCTCGAAACATAAGAATTTATGGAAATGGAGGAGGCATGCTTCCCGAAAACAATAGTGAAACAAAAGATGATGATTTAAACGAAAATGCAATTGAAGTGGTTGGAGAGGCTGATGGAAAGTTTGATGCGAACGATTATATTTTATTTTACGGGCAGTCGCCCCATGTTTGGGAATTCAATCGATCAACTCAAAAATATTCACATATTTCAAATGCATATTCCGAATATACCTATTATTTTATCACGACAGATTTTGGAAAGGGTAAACGGATTACGACTCAACAATCCCTTACCGAAGAACCCAATTTTATCGTTTCTGAATTTGAAGATCACATTTTTCATGAACAAAATGATCTAAACTTGATTAATTCGGGCAGAAATTGGTACGGAGAAGTGTTTGATGCAGTGACTCTCCGGACGCTGGAATTTGATTTTCCAAACCTGATAAAATCAAAAAAGCTTCAGATAAAAGTTGAAGCTGCCATCAAATCATCAGTTTCAAGCAAAATTGAAGTGAGTACAAATGGTTCATTTTTAAATCAAATAGCGGTTTCAGGTATTAATTTCTCAGCTCCATATCCTCCCGAAGCATTTCAAGGAAGCGTGACCGGCGATTTTTTATCAGATAATGATCATGTAAATCTAAAGCTTAGTTATTTAAAACCCAATCCTGCATCCAAGGCATGGCTCGACTTTATCGAAATTGTCGCGTGGAGGCAACTTGTATTTGCTGGCCGTCAAATGTCATTCAGAAATTCTCTAAGTATTGCCGATGGAAGAATTTCTCACTTTAAATTATCCGGTGTAAATGAAAAACTGCTTGTCTGGAATATCACCAATCCTCAATCTGTCAGCAAAATAAATGGCAATAAAAATGGTAACGAGCTAAACTTTGTTTTAGCAACCGATTCGCTTCTTGAATTTATTGCTTTTGATGATGTCGGGTTTTTAACTGCACAATTTGTTGAGGTAGTCAATAACCAAAATTATCACGGCATACAAGCAGTTGATTTTATTATAGTAAGTCCTAAAGTGTTTTATGATCAGGCATTGCGATTAGCCGAATTTCATCAGAGTCATGATGGTTTAAGCTATTGCATAGTTGAGCCGGATAAAATTTATAATGAGTTTTCATCAGGAGCTCAGGATATAAGTGCAATCCGGAATTTTGTCAGGATGTTGTATGATCGGGCCGGTTCAACCTCACAACCAAAATATTTATTGTTGTTTGGGGATGCATCGTTTGACTATAAAAATCGAATTGAAGGCAATACCAATTTTGTACCGACATGGCAATCTCCTTTTTCAACTGCAATTATTTCATCTTATAACACGGATGACTTTTTTGGATTGCTGGATGAAAATGAGGGAGCAAATGTCAATGGTGGCCTGGATATTGGAATTGGAAGGATCCCGATTAGAAGTCCTGAACAAGCACGCAGTATGGTTGATAAAATTTTTCATTATTCAGAAAATTCAGAAGCTGTTATGGGTGCCTGGCGAAATACGGTATGTTTGGTTGCCGATGATCAGGATTATAATACTTATGTTAGAGATTCGGAACAAATAGCGGCTTTTATTGATAATGACAATAAAAATATAAACATTGATAAGGTCTATTTTGATGCTTACCCTCAAGTATCTGCACCTGGCGGGCAGCGTTATCCTGAAGTTAAACAGGCCATTAATAATAAAATTGAAAAAGGAGCATTAATCGTAAACTATATCGGGCATGGTGGCGAAACAGGGTGGGCGCATGAGCGTGTCTTAGAAATTCAGGATATTAATGCCTGGCAAAATTATGATCGATTACCTGTTTTTGTGACAGCTACCTGCGAATTTACGCGATTTGATAATCCGGCTTTGGAATCAGCCGGCGAATTAGTGATGTTAAATGAAAACGGAGGAGGAATAGCTCTGTTAACAACAACAAGGGCAACAAGTGCCGGTGCAAATTTTCAATTAAACAAACAGGTTTTTAAATATATTTTTGAAAAAGAAAATGGCGAATATTTGCGTTTGGGAGATATCATTAAATCATCTAAAAACGCGGTTGGAAATGGATCAAATGCCCAAAAATTTGTATTGGTGGGAGATCCTGCACTTAAGTTAGCTATTCCGCGCGACAGCATCGCAACACTCGAAATTAATAATATGGCTGTACGAGAACTCCCTGATACTTTAAATGCCATGAAAGAGGTAAGTATTCGGGGTTCTGTATATCAAAAAAATGGAACAAAAAATACTGCTTTTAATGGCGTACTTTACCCTGTTGTGTATGATAAAAAATCACGAATAAAAACAATTGGGCAGGATAATGACAGTTTTGAGCAGGAATTTTATGTCAGGTCAAATATTTTGTACAAAGGAACAGTAAGCGTGATAAATGGGGATTTTTCTTTTTCATTTGTGGTGCCTAAGGATATTGCTTATAATTATGGATTTGGTAAAATCAGCTATTATGCGAAAAGTGAATCAAATGATGCCTGGGGTTGTTTTGAGAACTTGATTATTGGAGGATATCATGATGAAATGCTGACCGACATCGAAGGACCCTCCATAGCACTTTACATGAACAACTCGTCTTTTAAAAGTGGTGACATTACCAATGACAGTCCATCAATTTATGCCCGAATAAGTGATGAGAGTGGGATCAACACCATAGGTAACGGAATTGGCCATGACGTTGTAGCTGTGCTGGATGGAAATACCGACCAGACTTATTTTTTGAATGATTTTTTTGAATCAGATCTTGACAGTCATACTTCCGGGACCTTGAGTTATCCCTTATCAGGGTTAAGCGAAGGAAGGCATACTTTAAGTTTAAAAGTATGGGATATTGTAAATAATTCTTCAATTGCAGTTATTGAATTTGAAGTCAAAAATCAGGATAATACCGTTGTTCAGGATTTGAAAAATTACCCGAATCCTTTTAGAAATAATACCAACTTTAGCTTTAAGCACAACCAGGCAAAATCAATTATTAATTTCGAAATTCAAATTTTTTCGATGGATGGTAAAATGGTTAAATCAATTGTTAGAACAATTAATCCATCAGGATTTAACTCTGATTTAATCGAATGGGATGGTACTTCTGATTCAGGTGCAAGCCTGTATGCCGGGATTTATGTTTATAGATTATTGATCGACGGGAAAGTGGTTGATGGCGCAAATAGCCGGAAGCTTATCATTTTGAAATAA
- the porV gene encoding type IX secretion system outer membrane channel protein PorV codes for MKFKLALMILLSLLMVNGFSQNTKLGQKATLNTITTAVPFLMIAPDARSGAMGDAGVSSSPDVYSMHWNPAKYAFTEKEMGFGISYSPWLKALVPDINLAYVSFFKRLDPDQTIAASLLYFSLGDINFTNDIGDGIGTYHPNEFSLDFAYSRKLSENFSASVAARFIFSDLTQGQNVGGVNTHAGISYAADVSFYWRKEVSFTNTSGLLAFGTNISNIGSKISYGEGRKDFIPTNLRIGPSLTLDLDEYNSIAFMIDVNKLLVPTPPIYKVDDLGNPVYGADGLQMIESGKNPDVSVIRGIFQSFGDAPGGFGEEIREFSIGTGIEYWYDKQFALRAGYFNESKTKGNRKFFTLGAGIKYNVFGLDVSYLIPLEQKHPLENTLRFSLLFDFEAFTK; via the coding sequence ATGAAGTTTAAACTTGCGCTAATGATATTGCTGTCTCTTCTGATGGTAAATGGATTTTCTCAAAATACGAAACTTGGACAAAAAGCCACATTAAATACGATTACAACCGCAGTTCCATTCTTAATGATTGCTCCTGATGCCCGATCTGGCGCAATGGGAGATGCCGGTGTATCATCCAGTCCTGATGTTTATTCGATGCATTGGAACCCTGCTAAATATGCTTTTACCGAGAAAGAAATGGGGTTTGGTATTTCTTACAGTCCATGGCTTAAAGCTTTGGTACCGGATATTAATCTGGCTTATGTGAGCTTTTTTAAACGCCTCGATCCCGATCAAACCATCGCTGCATCTCTATTGTATTTTTCACTGGGCGATATCAATTTTACAAACGACATTGGTGATGGGATAGGTACATATCATCCAAATGAATTTAGCCTTGATTTTGCATACTCCCGTAAGCTTTCTGAAAATTTCTCAGCTTCTGTTGCTGCAAGATTTATTTTTTCAGATCTAACACAAGGGCAAAATGTTGGAGGTGTTAATACTCATGCAGGAATTTCATATGCTGCCGATGTTTCATTTTATTGGAGAAAAGAAGTAAGCTTTACGAATACGAGTGGGTTACTGGCATTTGGTACAAATATTTCAAATATAGGTTCAAAAATTTCTTATGGCGAAGGAAGAAAAGACTTCATTCCCACAAACCTAAGAATTGGACCATCGTTGACCCTTGATTTGGATGAATATAATTCAATCGCATTTATGATTGATGTAAATAAATTACTCGTGCCAACACCACCTATTTATAAAGTAGATGATCTTGGAAATCCAGTTTATGGTGCTGATGGCCTGCAAATGATTGAGTCTGGGAAAAACCCTGATGTCTCTGTAATCAGAGGTATCTTTCAATCATTTGGGGATGCCCCGGGAGGCTTCGGAGAAGAAATTAGAGAATTCAGCATTGGAACAGGTATAGAATATTGGTATGATAAGCAATTTGCCTTAAGGGCAGGATATTTTAACGAGTCTAAAACAAAAGGAAATCGTAAATTTTTCACTTTAGGTGCTGGAATTAAATACAATGTATTTGGGCTGGATGTATCTTATCTAATTCCTCTGGAACAAAAGCATCCTTTAGAAAACACGCTTAGATTTTCACTTCTTTTCGATTTTGAAGCCTTCACCAAATAA
- the ispF gene encoding 2-C-methyl-D-erythritol 2,4-cyclodiphosphate synthase, protein MKIKVGFGYDVHRLEVGAKLVLGGVHVLSDKGAIGHSDADVLIHAICDALLGAANLGDIGQQFPDTDHQYFQIDSTILLKKVVGLLDQQLFSIGNIDSTICLQQPKIAAYIPKMKSRLAEVLQIPESEISIKATTTEKLGFVGEEKGISAYAVALIEKRTSLP, encoded by the coding sequence ATGAAGATTAAAGTTGGATTTGGTTATGATGTTCATCGCCTGGAAGTTGGCGCAAAATTAGTTTTGGGCGGTGTTCATGTTCTTTCAGATAAAGGAGCGATTGGACATTCTGATGCCGATGTATTGATTCATGCCATTTGCGATGCTTTATTAGGAGCTGCAAATTTAGGAGACATTGGTCAGCAATTTCCGGATACGGATCATCAGTATTTTCAGATAGATTCAACTATTTTATTAAAAAAAGTTGTCGGATTACTGGATCAGCAATTGTTCAGTATCGGGAATATTGATTCTACCATCTGCCTTCAACAGCCTAAAATTGCAGCATACATTCCAAAAATGAAATCCAGATTAGCAGAAGTACTTCAAATACCCGAATCTGAAATCTCGATAAAAGCAACTACCACCGAAAAATTAGGTTTTGTAGGAGAGGAGAAAGGAATTTCAGCATATGCTGTTGCGCTAATTGAGAAAAGAACCAGCCTTCCCTAA
- a CDS encoding AAA family ATPase translates to MELNKLITLFRKQFPYIPTTGQERLINELSSFILDKNPLSLFVLKGYAGTGKTTIVSALVNILPPLKKSFNLLAPTGRAAKVLSNYSGRNAHTIHRFIYWATTSSDGRFKLVLRPNKQKDTIFIVDEASMIPDGLSSNDFSQAQRSLLEDLINFVYSPQSNCKIILIGDEAQLPPVGLDISPALNVDYLKASFGLDIKTHTLTEVVRQSLNSGILANATKIRNKIEHNELDFPFFDLTDFTDIHAIGGVDLEDLLNSSYSNFGHEHTVVITRSNKRANVYNQQIRHRILFQEEEISAGDFMMVVKNNYFWLPEESSAGFLANGDIIEILSIRKIEELYGFRFADVSIKLIDYPNEAALDVKILLDTIAAESPALPKSENNRLFEEVLKDYEDIPQRRKKLDKMKVDPYFNALQIKFAYALTCHKTQGGQWANVFIDQGYFNEKMLDKEFLRWLYTAVTRASNQLYLVNFKDEFIT, encoded by the coding sequence ATGGAACTTAACAAACTCATTACGCTCTTTCGAAAGCAATTCCCTTATATTCCAACTACCGGACAGGAAAGATTGATTAATGAGTTGTCCTCATTCATTCTGGATAAAAACCCGTTATCACTATTCGTTTTAAAAGGATACGCCGGAACAGGTAAAACCACCATTGTGAGTGCTCTTGTAAATATTCTTCCACCCCTAAAAAAATCCTTTAATTTATTGGCTCCAACGGGAAGGGCAGCGAAGGTTTTAAGTAATTATTCAGGTCGAAATGCACACACCATTCACCGTTTTATCTATTGGGCAACAACCAGCAGTGATGGAAGGTTCAAGCTTGTTTTGCGTCCGAATAAACAAAAGGACACGATTTTTATTGTTGATGAAGCTTCCATGATTCCGGATGGTTTAAGTTCAAACGATTTCTCACAGGCACAAAGAAGCCTGCTCGAAGACCTGATAAATTTTGTGTACTCGCCTCAATCAAATTGTAAAATTATTTTGATTGGTGACGAAGCTCAATTGCCCCCGGTTGGTTTAGACATAAGCCCTGCACTGAATGTTGATTATTTAAAAGCCTCCTTTGGCCTTGACATCAAAACCCACACATTAACGGAAGTGGTAAGGCAATCCTTGAATTCAGGGATACTGGCAAATGCCACTAAAATCAGAAATAAAATCGAGCACAACGAATTGGATTTTCCATTCTTCGATTTAACTGATTTTACGGACATTCATGCAATTGGAGGGGTTGATCTTGAAGACTTGCTTAATTCGAGCTATTCAAATTTCGGACATGAGCATACCGTGGTAATAACCCGTTCAAATAAAAGGGCCAACGTTTATAATCAGCAAATCCGTCATCGGATTTTATTTCAGGAAGAAGAAATTTCAGCAGGTGACTTTATGATGGTGGTGAAAAATAATTATTTCTGGTTACCCGAAGAATCATCTGCCGGATTCTTAGCAAATGGCGATATCATCGAAATATTAAGCATTCGTAAAATTGAAGAACTATATGGGTTTCGATTTGCGGATGTCAGCATCAAATTAATCGACTACCCCAATGAAGCAGCCCTTGATGTTAAAATATTATTGGATACCATTGCTGCCGAAAGTCCTGCCTTGCCAAAATCTGAAAACAATCGTTTGTTTGAAGAAGTATTAAAAGACTATGAAGACATTCCACAACGTAGGAAAAAACTGGATAAAATGAAAGTAGACCCTTATTTCAATGCCTTACAAATTAAATTTGCTTATGCACTAACCTGCCACAAAACCCAGGGTGGACAATGGGCCAATGTTTTTATTGATCAGGGTTATTTCAATGAAAAAATGCTGGATAAAGAATTCCTTCGTTGGCTTTACACTGCGGTTACGAGAGCCAGTAACCAATTATATCTGGTGAATTTCAAGGACGAGTTTATTACTTAA